TGCCGCGATCTGCTCGGCGATGCTTTCGGCGAAGCGTCTGGCGTGTTCTTCGGCCGGCCAGTCGCCCGGCGCGCGATAGCTGTCGGGAATGACCGCTTCGAAGACATGCGCCGGCCGACCCTTTCCGCCCTTGCGCTTGTATTTGTACGGGCTGAGGTCGATCAGCTCCTGCGTCGTGCCATGATAAGCCCAGTCGAGCACGATGGCGTCGGAGCGGCCGGTATGGGTGCGCGCCATGCGCAGCATCAGGCTGTTGGCCTCGCTGCCGGAGCAGGCGAAGGACGCCACCGAAAGCCCCTCGGGCAGCGTCGCTGTGAGGCGTTCCGCGTAGGTGACGATCGCATCGTGCAGATAGCGCGTGTTGGTGTTGAGCTTCGCCGCCTGCCGGGCAATCGCCTCAACCACGTCGGGATGGGCGTGGCCGAGATGACAGACATTGTTGAAGCAGTCGAGATAGGCGCGACCACGGTCGTCGATCAGCCAAGGACCCTCGCCGCGCACAAACTTGATCGGTTGCGAGTAGGAGATCGACAGGTTCGGCAACAGCGCGGTCTTGCGCGCAGCCACGATCTCGGGGCGAGTGCGGCCGGTCTGCACGAATGTCTCCGGCGGGATACCGGCGAGTTCGGCGGCATCAGGGAAGAGCTCGCGCCAAACCTCGAGATAGCGCGCCTCGCCGACGCCCAGAATGTCACGCGCGGCAAGCTGCGGGTCCGCCGATATCTGGAAATGCAGATGCGGCGCCCAGCCGCCGTTCTCGGCGGCAACGCCCATCTCGCCGACGATAGCGCCGGCTTCCAGGCGCTGACCCGGCTTCAGCCGCGACATCGCCTCATGCGCGAGATGCCCCCACAGCGTCACGAAGGGCGGACAGCCTTCCGGCCGATGTTCCAGCGCCACCAGGCAGCCGTAACCCAGCCGGTCTTCTTCGATCTCGACGCTATTCACCGTGGCGGCGAGCGGCGTGCGGACCCTGGTTCCGGCCGGCATGAACAGGTCGAGGCCGAGATGATGGATGCGACGCACGCCTTCGATGAAACGCGAGCGGAACATGTCGCTGGCATAGACCGTGCGCGCCTCGCCCCACGGACCAATCCCGAGCTCGATGTTGTTTTCGGCGCTATAAGCATCCCACCAGGCACTAGCTTTCGCCGGCTGCTCGGCCGCCGAGGCGACCGTCATCGGGTGCTGCGGGTCGCCATAAGGAACCAGCGCCTTGACCAGCGTCGCCGGATGGCGATCGAGGATCGGGACAAGTTGCTTGCGGTTGGTGGAAATCCAGGCAGCGAGCGAGCGAGCGCCGGGTGCCGCATCGAAGCCGCAGGCGTGGCGCAGGATCGCCGTTGCGAAACGCGGGTTCATCGCATCGAGCCGGCGCAGCATGCGCCAGGCCGGCGCCTCGCTGATCGCCAGATAGGGATTGTCGCCGGTCTGCTGCCGGCGCAGCGCCGACAATGTGACGCTGGTAACCAGCCGCATCGCGATCAGGTCGAAGAGGAGGTCCACCTCTTCCTCGCGCAGCGGATATTCGGCGTGGAAGCCGGCAGCGAGTTTGGCCGCGGCGCCGATCGGGTCCTCGGTATCGAGAATGGCATAGGCGCAGGCAACCGCGACTTCCGCGATCAGCGGCGCATGCAGGGCATCGCCGAAATCGATGAGGCCGACGACGTGGGCCTGATCGTCGGCATCGACCAGCACGTTCCAGTCGTTGGCGTCGTTGTGGATGACCTGCGCGCGCAATGCCGGCAGGCGCGGTGCAACTTCGGCGTCGAAGCGGTCGAGGAAACGCTCGAGCAGCGCGCGGTCATTCGCATCGAGCACATGCTCCAGGCGACGGCGCGAGGCACCGGCACGGCGGATGTCCCAGTCGAAGCTGCGCAACGCGCCCGGGTGAATGAAGCCCTGCAAGGCACGATCGAGCCGGCCGAGCGCGCGGCCAAGGCTGTCGAGAGTTTCAGGCGTGCGTTCCGCTTCGGCCAGCGGCTTGCCAGGCAGCCACGAAACCAGCCGCAACGCGTGCTTTGCGCCATTGCTATCCGCGGCAAAAGCCAGCGTGGTGTTGTCCAGCGTCTTCCTGAGCGTCGGGACAGCGAGATTGGCGCCGGTACGCGCAAGATGATCGAGCAGCGCGGTCTGGAACTCGCTTTCGCTGCGCGGTTCGCTGGCGTTGACGACCTTCAGGATCCAGTCGCCCTCTTCGGAGGCCAGCCTGAAGTTCTGGTCGCGCTCGCTGTCGAGGTTACCAACCGAACCGGTCACACCGAAATGACTCGCCGCGAGCGCCCTCGCCTCGACCAGGGAGAAATTGGGTGCCGGGTGGGTAATGTTGGTCATCGCAGGTCCGGATTTGATCTTGATGGAGCTTGGCACGCGCCGAAAAACCGGGCATCTGGCAAAACGTCGGTTGGACCGGCACTATGCCTGCTTCGACCGGCACATTAACGGCGCATGGAAATCGGCCATGAAGGAACTCGACGCCAAGGACCGGGACATCCTCGCGATCCTCTCGAAGGAGGCGCGCATTCCGCTCAAGACGCTGGCTGCAAGGATCGGGCTCTCGCGCAGCGCCACCAGCGAACGCGTGGCGCTGCTTGAAAAAAGCGGTGTCATCCGCGGCTATCGCGCCGATATCGGGCAACTGGAGCAAAACCAGGTTTTCGCCTTCCTGATGGTGACGCTGGTGCGCACACCGTCCATCGGTATGCTCGACCAACTGGCGCGTCATCCCGAGGTCAGGCGCGTATCCTCCATCTCCGGCCAGGTCGACCTCGTCGTCGAGGTGGAAGTGCCGTCCATCGACCGGCTGAACACGCTGCGCGATCTGATCGCCTCGCACCAGAGCGTCGAGGACCTGACTTCGCTGATCGTGCTCAGGCGCGATATCGATCGTATCTGACCACCTGGCCAGCCCCGTCGCGACGGTGATTTGTCAACGCACGCCCTTGGCGGTAGCGCGGCCGGCGCCGCGGCCCGAGAAGATGCAGCCGCCGAGGAAGGTGCCTTCGAGCGCGGCATAGCCATGCACACCGCCGCCGCCGAAACCGGCCACCTCGCCAACGGCATAAAGGCCCTCGACCGGTTGGCCGTCCGCACCCAGCACACGGCTGTCGAGATCGGTCTGCAAGCCGCCCAATGTCTTGCGGGTGAGGATGTTCAGCCGCACCGCGATCAGCGGTCCGTTGGCGGGATCGAGTATCTTGTGCGGCTTGGCGGTACGGATCAGCTTGTCGCCGAGATAATTGCGCGCGCCGCGCAGTGCCATCACCTGCATGTCCTTGGAGAACGGATTGTCGAGCTGCATGTCGCGCGCCCGGATTTCGCGCTCCACCTGGCCGATATCAAGCAAGGGTTCGCCGCCGGCCAGCCCGTTCATGCGCGCAACCAATGCCGGCAATTCGCGCTCGACAATGAAGTCCTCGCCCTTGTCGAGGAAGGCTTTTACCGGCCCCGGAATGCCGGAGGTGGCGCGCCCGATCACCTGGCGCCAGCTCTTGTTGGTCAGATCGGGGTTCTGCTCGGAGCCTGAAAGCGCGAACTCCTTGCGGATGATCTTCTCGGTCAGGATGAACCATGAATAGTCGAAGCCGGTCTTCATGATATGGGCGAGCGTGCCCAGCGTATCGAAACCGGGATAGAGCGGCACCGGCAGCCGCTTGCCGCGCGCGTCCAGCCAGATCGACGACGGGCCGGGCAGGATGCGGATGGCGTGATCGGTCCAGATCGGCGCCCAGTTCCTGATACCTTCGACATAGTGCCACATGCGGTCGCGGTTGATGATCGAGCCGCCGGCGCTTTCGGTGATTGCCAGCATGCGCCCGTCGACATAGTCGGGCACGCCGGTGATCATGCGTTTCGGCGCCTTGCCGAGCCGCTCCGGCCAATTCCTACGGACCAGATCGTGATTGCCGCCGATGCCGCCGGAAGCCACGATGACGGCTTGCGCCTTGAAGGCGAAATCGCCGGCGACAGTGCGCGCGCTCTTATGACCGCGCTCGACGCTGCTTTCCTCCAGAACCTCGCCGCGTACGCCATCGATCGCCGTGCCGCTTTTCGTCAGCTCGCTGACGCGATGACGGAATTTGAAGGTAATCAGCCCCTGCTTCTCGGCCTCGCGCACCCTCAGGACGAAAGGTTCCAGCACGCCCGGGCCCGTGCCCCAGGTGACGTGGAAGCGCGGCACCGAATTGCCGTGCCCCACCGCATTGCCGCCGCCGCGCTCGGCCCAGCCGACGACGGGAAAGAACTTGATGCCGCGTTCGGAAAGCCAGGCGCGTTTCTCGCCGGCGGCGAAGCCGACATAGGCCTTGGCCCATTCGCGCGGCCAATGATCCTCGGGACGATCGAAGGCGGCCGTCCCCAGCCAGTCCTCGAGTGCGAGATCGTGGGAATCGCGGATGCGCATGCGCCGCTGTTCGGGCGAATCGACCAGGAACAGGCCACCAAACGACCAGAAGGCCTGCCCACCGAGCGATTGCCGCGGCTCCTGGTCGACGATGATGACCTTCTTGCCCGCCTCAGCGAGTTCGGCAGCGGCAACCAGCCCGGCAAGGCCGGCACCGACGATGATGACATCTGCGTCGTAGGCCATCGTTCCCCTCCCATCCAGCGCCTACGCCCAGCCCGTTCTCCATCCCGGCCGGCCGTCGCGTGTCGTCGTCAGACCGTCTCCCAGCCGTCTTTGTCGCCAGCGCGGAAGATTGCGTCGATGACCTTCTGGTTCGACACGGATTCTTCCAGCGTGAACACGCGATCCTTGCCGCCGCGCGCCGCGCGCGCGAAAGCCTCCGCTTCGAGCCGATACTGCTGCGTGCCCGGAAAGCGGAATATCTGGGCCTCGGTATGGTTGTGGTTGTGCAGCTCGATACGATGATGATCGTAAGCGCCAGCATTGAAAGGCGCGGCCACTTCGATGAAACCCGCGTCGCCGTGGAACACCATCGACTGGCGCCCGGCCATCTGCGTCGAGACGTAGAAGGACAGTTCGAAGTCGCCGAAATCGGCGCGTACCGAGGAATAGACGTCCGTGCCGAACGCCTTGTCGCGCTCGATGCTGGCCTGGACGCGCAGCGGTTCCTTGTCGGTCGTGAACCGTGTCGCCACCGTCGGGTAGACGCCGATATCCAGCAGGCCGCCGCCACCCAGCGCAAGCTGGTTGCGCATGTTGGTCGGGTCGACGTTGAAATAGGTGAACGCGCCCTGGACATGGCGCAAGCGGCCGATCGCACCGTTGGCGATCAGATCGCGCACCTTGATCCACTGCGGGTGGTAGATCACCATGAACGCCTCGCACACCAGCACATTGTGCTGGTTGCGCAATTGGATCAGCGGCAGGATGTCTTTTGCATCGAGGGCCAAGGGCTTTTCCACCAGGACATGCTTCTTGGCCTTGATCGTCTTGGCGGTCCATTCGACATGCTGCGAGGTCGGCAACGGAATGTAGACGCCGTCGATATGCGGCGAAGCCAGCAACTCGTCATAAGAGCCGAAGGCATGCGGCGCGCCGAACCGGTCAGCCAGGGCCCTCGCCTTGGCGACGTCGCGGCTGGCAACTGCCGTCAGCACGCCATTTTCGGAATCGGCAATGGCCGGCAGCACCTGCTCGCGCCCGATCTTCGCCGTCGACAACACTCCCCACCGGAACATCGGGCCTCGCCTTACAAGATTCGACGGTGGCGAGATTTGCCCGAAACGCAGCGAAAAGCCAGTGCCGTTGGGGTGGGTCGCAACAGGCCAGGAGCAGAATCTAACCGCGCCGGCCGGCAAGCATCATGTCGAAATCGACGACGTTGGAATAGAGCGGCGTGCCGACATCCATACCATAGCGCGAGCGCAGCACTTTGCCGGTGACATGGAACTGGATACCGCCGGCGCCCGATGATTTGAGTTCGGCAACGAACTTTTCCGGCATTGTCCGACCCCGCGCCGTCAAGCTGCCGGTGATCAATGCGGAGGTGTCGCCGGTCCGCCTTACGCTATCCGAACGGAAGCGGATTTCCGGTGAATTGGCCGCGTCGAAGACGGCGTCAGAACGCAGGAAAGCATCGATGCGCTGCTCGCCAGTGGTGACGCTGGCCGGGAAGATGGTGATATCGACTTCCGAGTGGCCGGCATCGCCACGGTCGATCCTGATGTTACCGGAAAAGTGGGCGAAAGCGCCGGCGAGGCTGCCGCCGCCGGCCTTGCCGATCGAAAAGCGGATGTTCGAACCGGCCTGGCTGATGGTGTAGCGGCCGGCGGCTTCACCGAGCGATATGGCAGCATGGGCGGCGGATATGGCGACCGCAGCCGTGGCGATCGCCGCGATAGCCAGACTGCGGGTTCGCATGAGAGTTTCCTCCATGGCCGCCCGACCAGCAGGCCGGCGGCATTCGACATGTCAACGCCTCGTCGCCGGCGCCTATTCCGACTTGCGGCCATCACACCGGCGTGAAGGCGAAATCATGCGGACCAGAACACTATCCCGCCGCCAGAAATGGTGATGCAGCGCGGCCAGGACATGCACCCCAATCAGCGCCATGCCGACGTAAGCGAGATAGGCATGCGTCGCCGTCCAGAAATTCTCGGCGGCCTCAGAGGAGCCGAACGGCAGGTTTGGCATGACGAACAGACCGAAGGGCATGCTGGGAATTTCCAGCACCGAGACCGAGACCAGCGCCCAGCCAGTGAGGGGCAAGGCGAGTTGCAGCGCGTAAAGCGCGAAGTGAGCGATCGGTGCCACTAGCCGTTCGAGCCGCCCCGTGCCGGCGGGCAGTTCAGGCATCATACTCGTCAGCCGCCAACCCAGCCGCAACACCACAACGCCGAGGAGCAGGAACCCGAGCGATTTGTGCAACTGGATCAGTTCGAAGGCGGTACGCTGGCTCGACAATTTCGTCATGACGATCCCAAGCGCCAACTGAGCGATGAACAGCACGCCAACGGTCCAGTGCAGCAGGATCGTGATCCAGCCGTAACGGGTCGGTGTGTTTCGGATTAAGGACGTCATGGCTTGCAAACGACCGTCGCATCGCCGTTCTTCCACCAGGCAGGCTACTCCCGCCAGCGAAAAAAGTCGACGAAAGCGCGGAGCGCCGGACGCATCTGACGGCGGCTTGGATAGTAGACGTAGAAACCGTCGAAGGGTGGGCACCAGTCTTCCAGGACGCGCACGAGCGCGCCGGATGCCAGTGTGTCCTCGACATAGTCCTCGAAGACGAAGGCAAGGCCGGCGCCGTCGACGGCCGCCTGGACAATCGAATCGTCGATACCGAGGATCAACGGCCCTTGCACAGGCAGTTCGATCTCCTCGCCGCCTCTGGCGAATTCCCAGCGATAGAGCACGCCGCTGGAAAACCGGAAGCGGATGCAACGATGCTCCAAAAGGTCGCGAGGGTGTCGCGGTTTGGGCATCGTCGCGAAATAGGAAGGTGCGCCAACGACCGCACTGCGGATTTGCGGACCGATACGCACGGCGACCATGTCCTGCTGCAGGCTTTCGCCAAGACGCACGCCGGCATCGAAGCCACCCTCGACCACGTCGGTGAAACGGTCCTCGATGGCAATGTCGAGAACGATATCGGGATAGGCCAGCGTAAAGGCGGCAAGCTTGGGAGACAGCACCAGCTTCAAGGCGGTTCGAGGCACGGTCAGTCTCAAATTGCCGGCCGGCCGGTCGCGTACCTCGACGGCCGCCTCCAGCGCCAGATCGATTTCGGAAAGGGCCGGCCGCAGGCGCTCTAGCAACCGGGCTCCTTCCTCGGTAGGCGCGACCGAGCGTGTGCTGCGCGCGAGCAGCCGCACGCCGAGACGGGCCTCCAGGCTGGAAACCGCATGGCTCACCGCTGACGGCGCGATGGCCAGATCCCTGGCGGCGCCACGAAAGCTGCCCTTGTCGGCAACGGCGGCCAGAACGGCCAGCTGGGCGAAATGCGTTCGATCCATTGTTCTAAACTTTAGAATAGATCGTGCGATTATGCACTCGTTATCGAACACCTAGCAAGGCGCTATTTCCATCGCATCGCAACAAGGAGAACCGCGATGCAAAAGCGCAAACTCGGAACTGAATTGACTGTCTTTCCCGTCGGCCTCGGCTGCATGGGCATGAGCTTTGCCTATGGCGGGCAGGAAGAAGCCGATGCCATCGCGACACTGCACCGTGCCGTCGACATCGGCGTCGACTTCTTCGACACGGCGGAGGTCTACGGTCCCTACGAAAATGAAATCCTGCTCGGCAAGGCGCTGAAGCCGGTCCGCGACAGGGTGAAGATCGCCACGAAGTTCGGCTTCAAGATCTCCGAGACCGGCAAGGGCGCCGAACGCATCGCCGGCGTTGACAGCCGTCCCGAACATGCCAAGGCGGTGGCCGAGGCTTCGCTGCGCCGGCTGGATACCGACGTGATCGACCTTTATTACCAGCATCGTGTCGATCCCAACGTACCGATCGAAGACACGGTCGGCGCGATGGCGGAACTGGTGAAGGAAGGCAAGGTGCGAGCGCTCGGTCTTTCGGAAGTGAGCGCCGCCACCTTGCGGCGCGCGCACGCCGTGCACCCGATCGCCGCCGTGCAAAGCGAGTATTCGCTGTGGAGCCGCGATCCGGAGCAGGGTGTCCTCGATGTCTGCCGCGAACTCGGCATCGGCTTCGTACCCTACAGCCCGCTCGGGCGCGGCCTGCTGACCGGCGCGATCCGCAAGCCGGATGAACTGGGCAATGACGACTGGCGCCTGACCTTGCCGCGCTTCCAGCCGGAGGCCATGGATGCCAACGCGAAGGTGGTGGCGACGCTGGAGCGTTTCGCGGCGGAAAAGGGCGTCACCGCCGCGCAGCTGGCACTCGCATGGGTGCTGCACCAGGATGACTTCATCGTGCCGATCCCCGGTGCGCGCAAAATCGGTCACCTGGAACAGAATACCGCTGCGGCGGGCATCGCGCTTAGCGAGACCGAAGTCGCCGAGATCGGCAATGCGCTGTCGCCCGACAAGGTGATTGGCAAGCGTTATACGGAAGCGGGCTTCGCGCTGGTCAACGGCTAGGCAGAACTGAAATTTGGAAATGAGAGGGGCGCTTCGGCGCCCTTTTTCTCATGCCGGGTGCAAAGACGTCACCAGGGCATGACACTGAGCTCGGGCCACAATGCCACGGCGCGCCTGCCCTTCGCCTCATGGGTTTCGCGATTGTCCGTGACGCGGTTCGGCACAATGCGGAAGGAAAAGATATCGTCGAGACCGAAGGGCGCCGTTACCGCGAGCGTGGCGGTCGAGGTCAGCCGCACGCCGACCGAGTGTGTTCGCGACGCAAAATGGTCGAGGGGTTCAGCGCTCGAACGATAAGCAGGGCAGGTCCGGCCGAAACGATCCGGATACCAAAGATGCACGCGGGCCTGATTGCGGACCTCGACCGGAAGCGGCAAGCCCGCGAAGTGCCGAGTCGCACGGCGGATGATGACATCCTCGGCGTCATAGGAAAGATCGGAGCCATCGCAATAGAAGAGGTCGATGTCCTTGATGCCATAGCCGGCCGGCCGGCCGGTCAAGCTGTTCCACACCGTATTGTAGATGGCGCCGGAGACGATCATCCCGTCCGGCAGGTCGAGATCGCGTGCGCGTTCAAGCGCTTCCCACACGATCGGATCGGCCCGCAAGATCAAGTCCAGCGCGGCCACCTGCTCGGCAAAGGGCAGGCCGGAATGACGCAGATGGTTCATGCGCCCGACATGACGGCGATTCGATGCTTCGGGCAACGCGCTACCCTATCGAAAAGGCTGCGGCCCGCGAGATTTCGCGGGCCGCAGGGACTATCGGGATTGGGGTCTAGGCGGATGCTTCCTGGATCGCGGACAATTTCCAGTCGCCGTTGCGCGGGCGGGTGAAGGTCCACAGCTCCGTCGTTTCGGTTGGCTTCTCGTCGCCCTTCACCACCTTGCCGGTCGTCCGATCACGCATCACGTCGATGGACTCATAACGGAAGGCGGCCGTGGCGTAATCCTGACCATCCTCGCGCCAAGCTTCGGCGACGTCGGCCTGAACCAGATGCACGTCGGTAACATCGTTGCGCTGCCCGTGCTGGGCATTCTCGGCCAGTTCCTCCGAGAAGTAGGAGACCATCTCCGGCGTGGTCAGCCGGCGCAATCCTGCATGGTCCTCCTTTGCGAAGGCGGTCTGGACTTCACCCAGCATGCGCTCGAACACGTCGAGGTCGTCCTTGGTCAGCTCGATGTCCTGCGGCTGCGCTGCGGGCTGCGTTCCAAAACCTGGAATGCTGAACGAGCCAGCCCGGCCGTTGCCCGCCGGAGCCTCGTCATGCGCGTCGCGATTTGCGGTGCGTCCGAACGCGTCGCGCGGGTCGGAGCCGCCGATGGCTGGTCCCGCGGCCGTTGCCGGCGCGGCACGCGAACGGAAGAAGCGCAGAGCCAGCATCACCAAGAGGCCGACCAGCAGAAGCTGCACGATGAAGCCAAGCGCGCCGGCCATGCCGCCGAAACCATAACCCAGCAGCGCGCCGAACAGGCCGCCGATCAGAATGCCGCGCATCAACGAACCGCCAAGACCACCGAAGAGGCCGGGGCGCTGTTGCTGGACCATTCCTGGCTGCGGCTGCCGGGTGGTCGCGGTCGGCCCGGTATTGGGCGTCATGCTGCGCTCGACCGGAGCGGTCGGGTTCGGCGCAGTGCGCGTGGCCGGTGCCGACTGGAACGTACGCGTGCCGCGGCTGCCAAAACTGCCGCCGCGCCGTGCATCGGCAAAATCAGTGGATACCAGGGTGAAGGCCATCACGAACGTGGCCAAGAGTGCAAAGGCACGGGTCTTTCCAGAGATCATCGGGTCCTTCTCCCACCAACCCGCTCCGGTGACTTGCTAAGCGGGCCCAGTTAAGCGGTCCGACATCACGATCGCGCATAGCGCAAACGTCAGAGGGGCCCGGTCCGCGCTCGGGATGTGGGAGCCGCCGATGCGGTTTGCAAGAGCTCGTGCGAAGAAATCGCCGCGACAATCTCGCCTTGGCAGAAGCCAGCCATTCGCGAGAGCGGCGATTGTCCGGCAAGCACCAGAAACGCACTCGACCTCAGATCATCTCCAGCGGCGTCTTGCGGCGCGGCGGCGGGAAGACGGCGTCGAGTTCCGCTAGGTCGGCGGCGGTCAATCGCAAGTCGGCTGCGGCACGATTGGCGCGGATATGTTCCGGCCGTACCGCCTTCGGGATGGCGATGACGCCCTCGTGGCGCAGGACCCAGGCCAGCGCCACCTGCGTGGTGCTGACGCCGTGACGTCTTGCGATCGCGGCAAGCCTGTCGTCGCTCACGAACCCACCCTGGCCGATCGGCGAATAGGCCATCACTGGGATACCCGCGCGTTGCGAGGCCGACAAAAGGTCGAACTCGATACCGCGACTTTCCAGATTGTAGAGCACCTGGTTGGTCTGCACGCCGGCGCCGCTAGGCACGCCGGCCAGTTCGCGCATATCGTCGGTGTCAAAATTGCTGACGCCCCAATGGCCGATCTTGCCGGCAGCCTGGAGGGTCTCGAAAGCCTCGACCGTTTCGGCCAGCGGCACGCCGCCGCGCCAATGCAGCAGGTAAAGATCGATACGGTCGGTGCCGAGCCGCTTCAGGCTGGCCTCGCAGGCAGCAATGGTGCGCTGGCGCGAGGCATTCGACGGCAGCACCTTGGAGACCAGGAAGACTTCATCGCGACGGCCGGCGATCGCTTCGCGCACCACCTCTTCGGCACCGCCCGAAGCATACATTTCCGCCGTGTCGATCAGGCTCAGGCCGAGATCGAGGCCGAGCCGTAGCGCCGCCACTTCGTCGGCAGGGCGGCGCTTATCCTCGCCCATATGCCAGGTGCCTTGCCCCAGCACTGGAACATCGATGCCGGCGGGAAGGCGCGTGGTGCGGATCGCCGGCATCTTTTTCTCCTTGCTTAGGTGCGCAGCACGCCCCCGGTCTGCTTGGCGACGTTTTCGACGACGCGCTTGGCGAGCGCTTCGAAATCCTCGTCGGTCAGCGTCTTTTCCACCGGCTGGATCGAGACCTCGATGGCGATCGACTTCTTGCCGGCGCCCAGCGCCGCCCCTTCGAACACGTCGAAGACGGACACGCCGGTGATCAGCTTCTTGTCGGCGGCCAGTGCTGCGCGCGTCAGCGTGCCGGCCTCGACCGTCTTGTCGACGACGAAGGCGAAGTCGCGCTTTACCGCCTGGAAGGCAGAAAGCTCCAGCTTCGGCTTGGTGCGGGTCGGCTTGGCCTTAGGCTCCGGGATGGCGTCGACGAACACTTCGAAGCCGCAGAGCGGGCCGGAGGCGTCGAGCACTTCCAACGTGCCTGGATGGAACTCGCCGAAATGGCCGAGCACCACCTTGGGGCCGAGCTTGATGACGCCGGAGCGACCCGGATGATACCAGGACGGCGCACCCGTCTCGATCTGCAGCCGGTCGACTGGTGCACCGCAGGCTTCCAGCACCGCGATGGCGTCTGCCTTGGCGTCGAACACGCCGACGCCCTGAGCGTTACCGGCCCAGTGGCGGCCTGAACCATCAAGCTTCGCCGTGCCGCGGCGCACGCCGGCGGCAACGCGGCGCTGGGTTTCAGCGGTGTCGCCCTCATAGGTGCCGGAGACTTCGAACAGCGCCACGTCGCCAAAGCCGCGGTCGGCATTGCGCTGCGCTGCCGCTACAAGACCCGGCAGCAGCGAGGGCCGCATGTCGGACATGTCGGCGGCGATAGGGTTCGCCAGTTTGAGGCTGGGCTGACCGCCGCCGAACAATTCGGCATGCCTGGCCGGGATGAACGACCAGGTGACGGCCTCCATCATGCCGCGCACCGCCAGCGCACGCTTGGCGGCGCGGGTGCGGATCTGCAGCGTGGTCAATATCTTGCCGTTGACGACACCATGGCTGGAAAGCGGCTGCGGCAAGATCTCGTCGACACCATGGATGCGCATGACCTCCTCGACCAGGTCGGCCTTGCCGTCGACATCCGGACGCCAGGACGGCACGGTGACGTCAACCACATCGCCATCACCCTTCACGCCAAAGCCGAGACGGGTGAGGATATCGAGGCTTTCGGCCTTCGGCACGTCGATGCCGGTCAGGCGCTTCACCTCGGAGATCGGGAAGGAGACGACCTTCGGCTGATGTCCCGCATAACCGACCACCTCGGTCGCTGCCGGCTCACCGTCGCAAAGATCGAGCACCATTCTCGTCGCGAGATCGAGGCCAGGCACCATGAATTCAGGGTCGACGCCGCGCTCGAAACGGTAGCGCGCGTCGGTTATGATGCCGAGTTCGCGGCCGGTGCGGGCGGTGGCGATGGGGTCCCACAGCGCCGATTCGATCAGCACGTCGGTGGTGCTCTCGTCGCTGCCTGTATGCTCGCCGCCCATGACCCCGGCAATGGAATCGGCGCCCTTGTCATCGGCAATGACGCACATGTCCGGCGTCAGCGTGTATTCGCGCTCGTTGAGCGCTAATACTTTCTCGCCGTCCCTCGCCCTTCGCACCACCAGATCGCCGGTGACTTTCTTCAGGTCGTACACATGGAGCGGCCGACCGCGGTCGAAAGTAATGTAGTTCGTGACATCGACCAGCGCGTTGATCGGCCTCAGACCGATAGCGATCAGCCGCTGCTGGAGCCATTTTGGCGACGGGCCGTTCTTGACGCCGCGCACCAGACGCAGCGCGAAGCCAGGGCAAAGCTCTGGCGCTTCGATCCTGACCGTGACGGGAGTTTCGCCCTTGCCGGCAACCGGTTCGACCGGCGCG
The genomic region above belongs to Mesorhizobium terrae and contains:
- a CDS encoding Lrp/AsnC family transcriptional regulator; the protein is MKELDAKDRDILAILSKEARIPLKTLAARIGLSRSATSERVALLEKSGVIRGYRADIGQLEQNQVFAFLMVTLVRTPSIGMLDQLARHPEVRRVSSISGQVDLVVEVEVPSIDRLNTLRDLIASHQSVEDLTSLIVLRRDIDRI
- a CDS encoding FAD-binding dehydrogenase is translated as MAYDADVIIVGAGLAGLVAAAELAEAGKKVIIVDQEPRQSLGGQAFWSFGGLFLVDSPEQRRMRIRDSHDLALEDWLGTAAFDRPEDHWPREWAKAYVGFAAGEKRAWLSERGIKFFPVVGWAERGGGNAVGHGNSVPRFHVTWGTGPGVLEPFVLRVREAEKQGLITFKFRHRVSELTKSGTAIDGVRGEVLEESSVERGHKSARTVAGDFAFKAQAVIVASGGIGGNHDLVRRNWPERLGKAPKRMITGVPDYVDGRMLAITESAGGSIINRDRMWHYVEGIRNWAPIWTDHAIRILPGPSSIWLDARGKRLPVPLYPGFDTLGTLAHIMKTGFDYSWFILTEKIIRKEFALSGSEQNPDLTNKSWRQVIGRATSGIPGPVKAFLDKGEDFIVERELPALVARMNGLAGGEPLLDIGQVEREIRARDMQLDNPFSKDMQVMALRGARNYLGDKLIRTAKPHKILDPANGPLIAVRLNILTRKTLGGLQTDLDSRVLGADGQPVEGLYAVGEVAGFGGGGVHGYAALEGTFLGGCIFSGRGAGRATAKGVR
- a CDS encoding aminotransferase class III-fold pyridoxal phosphate-dependent enzyme translates to MTNITHPAPNFSLVEARALAASHFGVTGSVGNLDSERDQNFRLASEEGDWILKVVNASEPRSESEFQTALLDHLARTGANLAVPTLRKTLDNTTLAFAADSNGAKHALRLVSWLPGKPLAEAERTPETLDSLGRALGRLDRALQGFIHPGALRSFDWDIRRAGASRRRLEHVLDANDRALLERFLDRFDAEVAPRLPALRAQVIHNDANDWNVLVDADDQAHVVGLIDFGDALHAPLIAEVAVACAYAILDTEDPIGAAAKLAAGFHAEYPLREEEVDLLFDLIAMRLVTSVTLSALRRQQTGDNPYLAISEAPAWRMLRRLDAMNPRFATAILRHACGFDAAPGARSLAAWISTNRKQLVPILDRHPATLVKALVPYGDPQHPMTVASAAEQPAKASAWWDAYSAENNIELGIGPWGEARTVYASDMFRSRFIEGVRRIHHLGLDLFMPAGTRVRTPLAATVNSVEIEEDRLGYGCLVALEHRPEGCPPFVTLWGHLAHEAMSRLKPGQRLEAGAIVGEMGVAAENGGWAPHLHFQISADPQLAARDILGVGEARYLEVWRELFPDAAELAGIPPETFVQTGRTRPEIVAARKTALLPNLSISYSQPIKFVRGEGPWLIDDRGRAYLDCFNNVCHLGHAHPDVVEAIARQAAKLNTNTRYLHDAIVTYAERLTATLPEGLSVASFACSGSEANSLMLRMARTHTGRSDAIVLDWAYHGTTQELIDLSPYKYKRKGGKGRPAHVFEAVIPDSYRAPGDWPAEEHARRFAESIAEQIAAMASQGRAPALFMAESIPSVAGQVFLPEGYLKEVYALVRAAGGVCVADEVQVGFGRVGTHWWAFETQGVVPDIVTMGKPIGNGHPMAALVTTKEIATSFNNGMEYFNTFGGNPVSCAAGLAVLDVIERDGLRQNAAEVGTYLMDRFRELQARYDIIGDVRGMGLFLGIELVEDRKTKAPATALARRINDGVRARGVLIGTEGPHDNVLKMRPPMIFSRANADHLVSALDETFAAVLAER
- a CDS encoding Gfo/Idh/MocA family protein, producing MFRWGVLSTAKIGREQVLPAIADSENGVLTAVASRDVAKARALADRFGAPHAFGSYDELLASPHIDGVYIPLPTSQHVEWTAKTIKAKKHVLVEKPLALDAKDILPLIQLRNQHNVLVCEAFMVIYHPQWIKVRDLIANGAIGRLRHVQGAFTYFNVDPTNMRNQLALGGGGLLDIGVYPTVATRFTTDKEPLRVQASIERDKAFGTDVYSSVRADFGDFELSFYVSTQMAGRQSMVFHGDAGFIEVAAPFNAGAYDHHRIELHNHNHTEAQIFRFPGTQQYRLEAEAFARAARGGKDRVFTLEESVSNQKVIDAIFRAGDKDGWETV